TTCAAGAAAAACTGCGATTTAATTTGTATTCATCGCCTTAACGTTCTGGCCGAATTCAAGGATCAAGAAGAAGAGATCTTCGCAATCGAAGAAGATCCGCACTTTTATAAAAAATATGTCCTTTATTACAGTACTGCGGAAGAAAGTGCGCTCACTAATTTCACATACAGCAAACTGGTATCTGTGATTGCTGAAAAAAAGGAGTTTCTTAATTACAAAGAAAACCCTCTTGAAGCTTCACAATACAGCTTCGCTGCCAAGATTTTTATCAAGCTTCCTTTCTTGGAGCTACCTAGTCATAAAGGAAATCTCGTGTCCTTGAGACAGCAAGCAACTGAGGCCGTTGCAGAAGCAGGCCTGAGCGATACGTACTCGACTATTCAGCAAGTCACAAACGCAAACACTGACGAAATGATTAAGGAAATGATTAAAAATGAATTGGCAAATATCCAAGATTGAAGTTTCTAGCTTCAAAGCATTCAAGCATATCTACTTGGATCTTGGCGAGTCTTCCTTGCTAACTCTCGATGGCCCGAACGGTTATGGTAAAACCAGCATATTCGACGCCATCGAGCTGCTACTTACCGGCCAGATCGGTCGAATACAAAACTTATTCTCTACTCTACTAAGTAATCGCACAAAGAACTACGCGGACAATCTCTTCTGGAACAATCGCTCCGGCGAGAACGATCTTTGCATTAAAATTGAATTCATTAATGGTGAACGTAAACTTATTTTAGCAAGACATTGCCCAGCTTCGATATTCAAGAAGCCAGCAAACAATCGTGCAGACAATTATGAGAACTTTAACCTTTACGAGCTGCCGGAATTTGAATCATCTGACTTTACGAAGAGCAATCTGCGCGACAACAACTTCCTTGACGACGTTTTTGGTAAAAATTTCAGGGAAAACTTCTCCTTCCTTAACTATTTGGAACAAGGACAAAACCGGCTATTACACACTCGGGTAGACCAACGTAAGGATAAACTAGGAAACCTCTTTAACATCAGCGATATCGAAGCTGAGATTGAAAACTGCAACACCATATACAGTAAGTTCACAAGGTACATCAATAATTCTGAACGCAAGGAAAAAGCTTTATTACTACAAGAAGAGATAGCCAGCTTAAAAAGCAAATTGCAGGCAGAGACAAGTAATGTTGAGTACAAAAAACTCTCCACGACTGATGTCCAACCAATATGGGACAAGGAGATCCTATTCTCAACGTACTCAGCGGTAGATCATGCTGCCTACCAAGAATCAGTTCGCAAAATTATTGCCCTTCTACCGCTCAAAGCCACAATAAAAACTAGGGTTCACAACGAGACAATCGATGATGACATCGAACGTAACGAAGAATCTCTGAGAAG
The sequence above is drawn from the Rheinheimera salexigens genome and encodes:
- a CDS encoding ABC-three component system middle component 1 is translated as MIKQLMDEALVAHGFVNKHELETTSFYIRESGSAIRFAVVHNLDDLTAPAELNNRINHLAPEEFLRNPSFKKNCDLICIHRLNVLAEFKDQEEEIFAIEEDPHFYKKYVLYYSTAEESALTNFTYSKLVSVIAEKKEFLNYKENPLEASQYSFAAKIFIKLPFLELPSHKGNLVSLRQQATEAVAEAGLSDTYSTIQQVTNANTDEMIKEMIKNELANIQD